The following are encoded together in the Lathyrus oleraceus cultivar Zhongwan6 chromosome 3, CAAS_Psat_ZW6_1.0, whole genome shotgun sequence genome:
- the LOC127127822 gene encoding uncharacterized protein LOC127127822: MRRPGLKDDVAYSFFDPDISVLKDMIALITPDHVGLFREVYGGILKTVFRLMDRDRSAIHTLLQFYDPELRCFVFPDYVLGPMLEDYADILNIQIRDQVPFRVTKEEPDIGGISRAFYLSPEVVKGNLKEKGKLPGFHLSFLEAKAKEQSELGNWEAVCALVAASIYGIILFPNQKNFVDINAIRLFIRRNPIPTLIGDVYYSVHNRNEKRRGGLIRCCAQLLVKWFMGYLPSKGAFVLLGQNVNWVTKLMGLRAKDIDWTHSSGVGQDFICSCRGFPNVPLIGVQGCINYNPTLLKRQMGFAMELPPYKSDVQESVYFPVEGNQDRVKQISDAWRSIQRKGKASWGRANNRSFPPFDDWLRKRVELTCLPFPMVDPWYPLVEETPSTVSMDEFLEMKRERDQLLAERTELEMNVARVQRANQELKAKMEDQDKRHALETKRFEMDTAYYGKISQALASSNREHDITKEKLFRVSQVIEDEKRRQILVREQRDERARVLAAEWEAEKAKIRAERDHYLAERDHYFRQMKIHQKEVGRLQQENTELRFAVEFARMEGEMGPPVGPSSR; the protein is encoded by the coding sequence ATGAGAAGACCCGGCTTGAAGGATGATGTtgcttacagtttctttgacccggatatcagtgtgctgaaggatatgatagcgTTGATcactcctgaccatgtggggttgtttcgtgaggtgtatgggggtattctgaagacAGTTTTCAGGCTCATGGATAGAGACcggagtgccatccatactctaCTTCAGTTTTACGATCCTGAGCTGAGGTGTTTCGTCTTCCCAGATTACGTGCTAGGGCCGATGTTGGAAGATTATGCTGATATTTTGAATATCCAGATCAGGGATCAGGTTCCTTTCCGtgttactaaggaagaacctgatattggtgggatttcTCGTGCCTTCTATCTGAGTCCAGAGGTTGTGAAGGGTAATCTGAAGGAGAAGGGtaagttgcctggttttcatctgagtttcctagaggctaaggCTAAAGAGCAGTCAGAATTGGGGAATTGGGAAGCTGTCTGTGCTCTGGTTGCGgcgagcatttatgggatcattctgtttccgaaccagaagaactttgtggatatcaatgccatccgcttgtttattcgaaggaatcctatccctacattgattggagatgtctattattcggttcataaccggaatgagaagaggcgtgggggtcTGATTCGATGCTGTGCGCAGTTATTGGtcaagtggtttatgggttacttgccatccaagggtgcttttgttcttctggGTCAGAATGTTAATTGGGTGACCAAACTGATGGGTTTGAGGGCTAAGGACATAGATTGGACTCACAGCAGCGGGGTTGGACAGGACTTTATCTGCAGTTGcaggggttttcccaatgtgccacttataggggtgcagggttgcattaattataacccgacacttcttaagaggcagatgggattcgctatggagcttCCACCATACAAGAGTGATGTTCAGGAATCTgtgtacttcccggttgagggtaatcaggATAGGGTGAAGCAGATATCCGATGCATGGCGCAgtattcaaaggaaaggcaaggcTTCTTGGGGTAGGGCTAACAACAGATCTTTTCCTCCATTcgatgattggctcagaaagagagtggagcttacttgtctaccgtttcctatggtCGATCCGTGGTATCCGTTGGTTGAGGAGACTCCTTCTACTGTCAGTATGGATGAGTTCTTAGAGATGAAGCGGGAACGAGATCAGCTGCTTGCAGAGAGGACGGAATTGGAGATGAatgttgctcgggttcagagaGCTAATCAGGAGCTCAAAGCaaagatggaagatcaggataagcgGCATGCTTTGGAGACCAAGCGatttgagatggatacagcctattatgggaagatcagccaagctttagcatcgtccaaccgggagcatgacatcacaaaggagaagctgttcagagTATCCCAggttattgaagatgagaagaggaggcagatccttgtCAGAGAACAGAGGGATGAGAGAGCCAGAGTActtgctgcagagtgggaagcagagaaagcaaagatcagggctgagagagatcattacctagctgagagagatcattacttcaggcagatgaagattcatcagaaggaagttggaagactacagcaggagaacaccgagctcaggttcgccgtagaGTTCGCAAGGATGGAAGGCGAGATGGGGCCAcctgtgggaccctcatccagatag